A window from Variovorax sp. PBL-E5 encodes these proteins:
- a CDS encoding branched-chain amino acid ABC transporter permease, with protein MDSQIALILGQDGIVNGAIYGLMALALVLVFSVTRVIFIPQGEFVAFSALSVATMQAGHVPATLWLLLVLAAAALAVEGWRWKRGAEVDWTSTLAWCVALPLAACALVLWLRPASLLMQSVAALVLIMPLGPLLYRLAYRPLADATVLTLLIVSVALHGVLVGLGLLFFGAEGSRTPAFSELRTDIGGIPVTGQSLVVVGVTAVLVLLMFLFFERSIVGKALRATAMNRVGARLMGIPTGLSGDLSFALAALIGAVSGLLIAPLTTIYYDTGFLIGLKGFVAAIVGGLGSYPLALVGALIVGQLESFSSFWASAFKEVFVFTLIIPVLWWRSLRSRHVEDEE; from the coding sequence ATGGACAGCCAGATCGCCCTGATCCTGGGGCAGGACGGGATCGTGAACGGGGCGATCTACGGGCTCATGGCGCTGGCGCTGGTGCTGGTGTTCTCCGTGACCCGGGTGATCTTCATCCCGCAAGGGGAGTTCGTCGCCTTCAGTGCGCTGTCGGTGGCCACGATGCAGGCCGGCCATGTGCCGGCCACGCTGTGGCTGCTGCTGGTGCTGGCCGCGGCCGCGCTCGCGGTGGAAGGCTGGCGCTGGAAGCGCGGCGCCGAGGTCGATTGGACCTCGACCCTCGCATGGTGCGTGGCGCTGCCGCTGGCGGCCTGCGCGCTGGTGCTGTGGCTGCGGCCGGCTTCGCTGCTGATGCAATCGGTCGCTGCGCTGGTGCTGATCATGCCGCTCGGGCCGCTGCTCTACCGCCTCGCCTACCGGCCGCTGGCCGATGCCACCGTGCTCACGCTGTTGATCGTGTCGGTGGCGCTGCATGGCGTGCTGGTCGGGCTCGGCTTGTTGTTCTTCGGCGCCGAGGGTTCGCGCACGCCGGCCTTCTCCGAACTGCGCACGGACATCGGCGGCATCCCGGTCACCGGGCAGTCGCTGGTGGTGGTCGGCGTCACGGCCGTGCTGGTGCTGCTGATGTTTCTTTTCTTCGAACGCTCGATCGTCGGCAAAGCCTTGCGCGCGACCGCGATGAACCGCGTCGGCGCACGGCTGATGGGCATTCCGACCGGCCTCTCGGGCGACCTGAGCTTCGCGCTCGCGGCGCTGATCGGCGCGGTCTCGGGCCTCTTGATCGCGCCGCTGACCACGATCTACTACGACACCGGCTTCCTGATCGGCCTCAAGGGCTTCGTCGCCGCGATCGTCGGCGGGCTCGGCAGCTATCCGCTGGCGCTGGTCGGCGCGCTGATCGTCGGGCAGCTCGAATCCTTCTCCTCCTTCTGGGCCAGCGCCTTCAAGGAGGTGTTCGTCTTCACGCTCATCATCCCGGTGCTGTGGTGGCGCTCGCTGCGCAGCCGGCATGTGGAGGACGAGGAATGA
- a CDS encoding ABC transporter substrate-binding protein: MKSLSRVCAAILCALAFSAHADVNVGVTLSATGPAASLGIPEKNTIALLPKTMGGQKVNYIVLDDGSDTTAAVSNTRKLISENKVDVIIGSTVTPNALAMIDVVAEAKVPVISLAASSRIVEPMDAKRKWVFKTPQNDIMMSLAIAEHMASHGIKTVGFIGFSDAYGEGWYEEFGKSAALKKLQIVANERYGRSDTSVTGQALKLMAAKPDAILIAGAGTPAALPQKTLKERGYTGTIYQTHGVANTDFLRVGGKDVEGTFLPAGPILVAAQLPDSNPIKKSASAYVKAYEDMYGKGSVSTFGGHVWDAGQVLNAAVPVALKKAQPGTPEFRAALRDALESVKDVAGAHGIFTMSPTDHLGLDQRARVMVKIENGTWKYQP, encoded by the coding sequence ATGAAATCTCTTTCCCGCGTCTGCGCGGCGATCCTGTGTGCGCTGGCCTTTTCGGCGCATGCCGACGTCAACGTCGGCGTCACGCTGTCGGCCACCGGGCCAGCGGCATCGCTCGGCATTCCCGAGAAGAACACCATCGCGCTGCTGCCCAAGACCATGGGCGGCCAGAAGGTGAACTACATCGTTCTGGACGACGGGTCCGACACCACGGCCGCGGTGTCCAACACGCGCAAGCTGATCAGCGAGAACAAGGTCGACGTGATCATCGGTTCGACCGTCACGCCCAACGCGCTGGCGATGATCGACGTGGTGGCCGAGGCGAAGGTGCCCGTGATCTCGCTGGCCGCCTCGTCGCGCATCGTCGAGCCGATGGATGCCAAGCGCAAATGGGTGTTCAAGACGCCGCAGAACGACATCATGATGTCGCTCGCGATTGCCGAGCACATGGCATCGCACGGCATCAAGACGGTCGGCTTCATCGGCTTCTCCGATGCCTACGGCGAGGGCTGGTACGAGGAATTCGGCAAGTCCGCGGCGCTGAAGAAGCTGCAGATCGTCGCCAACGAACGCTATGGCCGCAGCGACACCTCGGTCACCGGCCAGGCGCTCAAGCTGATGGCCGCCAAGCCCGACGCCATCCTGATCGCAGGGGCGGGCACGCCGGCCGCGCTGCCGCAGAAGACGCTCAAGGAGCGCGGCTACACCGGCACGATCTACCAGACGCACGGCGTGGCCAATACCGACTTCCTGCGCGTGGGCGGCAAGGACGTCGAGGGTACCTTCCTGCCAGCCGGCCCGATCCTGGTGGCGGCGCAACTGCCCGATTCGAACCCGATCAAGAAATCGGCGAGCGCCTACGTCAAGGCCTACGAGGATATGTACGGCAAGGGCAGCGTCTCCACCTTCGGCGGCCATGTCTGGGATGCCGGCCAGGTGCTGAATGCCGCGGTGCCGGTCGCGCTCAAGAAGGCGCAGCCGGGCACGCCGGAGTTCCGCGCGGCGCTGCGTGATGCGCTCGAATCGGTCAAGGACGTGGCCGGCGCGCACGGCATCTTCACGATGTCGCCGACCGACCACCTGGGCCTGGACCAGCGCGCCCGCGTGATGGTCAAGATCGAGAACGGCACCTGGAAATATCAACCCTGA
- the paaE gene encoding 1,2-phenylacetyl-CoA epoxidase subunit PaaE, whose product MSADFHSLRVRRIEPDTAEAVIVSFDVPEALREVFGFTQGQYLTLRTQIDGQDLRRSYSICAGVDDGELRVGVRKVRDGVFSNWINSTLQPGDTLQVMAPQGRFFVPIEPGAQHHHVGIAGGSGITPILSIMKTVLAREPRSRFTLIYGNRQLQSTMFKEEIEDLKNRYMTRLVLQHVFSDEHTDAPINMGVMNREKIAQFLQSVVPAAEIDHAYICGPFQMNDEAEAALLEAGVPEERIHIERFGVAQPATGPGGVGAVVHEALPGDAEAARITIVRDGLRREIPFSKGQPSILDAASSAGLEVPFSCTSGVCGTCRARLLEGEVRMERNFALDKNEVAAGFILTCQAHPLTERVVLSFDER is encoded by the coding sequence ATGAGCGCTGACTTTCATTCCTTGCGCGTGCGCAGGATCGAGCCCGACACGGCCGAGGCGGTCATCGTCTCCTTCGATGTGCCCGAAGCACTGCGCGAGGTCTTCGGCTTCACGCAGGGCCAGTACCTCACGCTGCGCACGCAGATCGATGGCCAGGACCTGCGCCGTTCCTATTCGATCTGCGCCGGCGTCGACGACGGCGAACTGCGCGTGGGCGTGCGCAAGGTGCGCGACGGCGTGTTCTCCAACTGGATCAACAGCACGCTGCAGCCCGGCGACACGCTGCAGGTGATGGCGCCGCAGGGCCGCTTCTTCGTGCCGATCGAGCCCGGCGCGCAGCACCACCATGTCGGCATCGCGGGCGGCAGCGGCATCACGCCGATCCTGTCGATCATGAAGACGGTGCTGGCACGCGAGCCGCGGAGCCGCTTCACGCTGATCTACGGCAACCGGCAATTGCAGTCCACGATGTTCAAGGAAGAGATCGAGGACCTGAAGAACCGCTACATGACGCGGCTGGTGCTGCAGCACGTGTTCTCCGACGAGCACACCGATGCGCCGATCAACATGGGCGTGATGAACCGCGAGAAGATCGCACAGTTCCTGCAGAGCGTCGTGCCCGCGGCGGAGATCGACCATGCCTACATCTGCGGCCCGTTCCAGATGAACGACGAGGCCGAGGCCGCGCTGCTGGAAGCCGGCGTGCCCGAGGAGCGCATCCACATCGAGCGCTTCGGCGTGGCGCAGCCGGCGACTGGGCCGGGCGGCGTCGGCGCGGTGGTGCACGAGGCACTGCCGGGCGATGCCGAAGCGGCGCGCATCACCATCGTGCGCGACGGCCTCAGGCGCGAGATCCCGTTCAGCAAGGGGCAGCCGAGCATCCTCGATGCCGCCTCGTCTGCCGGGCTGGAGGTGCCGTTTTCCTGCACCTCGGGCGTCTGCGGCACCTGCCGCGCGCGGCTCCTGGAAGGGGAAGTGCGGATGGAGCGGAACTTCGCTCTCGACAAGAATGAGGTCGCGGCCGGTTTCATCCTGACCTGCCAGGCGCATCCGCTGACGGAGCGCGTGGTGCTGTCTTTCGACGAACGCTGA
- the paaD gene encoding 1,2-phenylacetyl-CoA epoxidase subunit PaaD encodes MSAVPARLHVDPRVARAWAVLDTVLDPEVPALSVCDLGIVRDVLPDDDGLEIVLTPTYSGCPATEVIERDVLAAIEAAGLGPARVSLRRAPAWTTDWISDEGRRKLTAYGIAPPGATRPSDGAVPIRIVRRSSVPAESVACPRCGSAHTERLSAFGSTACKSLYRCIACREPFEHFKRI; translated from the coding sequence GTGAGCGCAGTGCCCGCACGCTTGCACGTCGACCCGCGCGTCGCGCGCGCATGGGCCGTGCTCGACACCGTGCTCGACCCCGAGGTCCCCGCGCTCTCGGTCTGCGACCTCGGCATCGTGCGCGATGTGCTGCCCGATGACGACGGACTCGAGATCGTGCTGACCCCGACCTATTCGGGCTGCCCCGCCACCGAGGTGATCGAGCGCGACGTGCTCGCGGCCATCGAAGCCGCCGGCCTCGGCCCCGCGCGCGTGAGCCTGCGCCGCGCGCCGGCCTGGACCACCGACTGGATCAGCGACGAAGGCCGGCGCAAGCTCACGGCCTATGGCATCGCACCGCCCGGCGCGACGCGGCCGTCCGATGGCGCGGTGCCGATCCGCATCGTGCGGCGGTCCTCCGTGCCCGCGGAGTCCGTGGCGTGTCCGCGTTGCGGCAGCGCCCACACCGAACGTCTGTCGGCCTTTGGATCGACGGCCTGCAAGTCGCTGTATCGCTGCATCGCATGTCGCGAACCCTTCGAACACTTCAAACGGATATGA
- the paaC gene encoding 1,2-phenylacetyl-CoA epoxidase subunit PaaC yields the protein MPVASIDIERSAAVQYLLRIADTCLILAQRLGEWCGHAPALEEDIAMSNIALDLVGQARALLTRAGQLEGRAHDEDQLAFLRDERDYFNLTLVELPRGDFGFSVLRNTMVATLLKLLWERLASSSDEELAAIAGKALKEARYHQQHSADWVVRLGDGTAESHARMDAALEQLWRYVPECFESDAVEQEARAAGLGPCWSELREPWLAEMNAVLEEATLVAPKETAFRSTGKRGVHSEHMGYILAEMQHLQRAFPGGVW from the coding sequence ATGCCAGTAGCCTCCATCGACATCGAGCGCAGCGCGGCCGTGCAGTACCTGCTGCGCATCGCCGACACCTGCCTGATCCTCGCGCAGCGCCTGGGCGAATGGTGCGGCCATGCGCCCGCGCTGGAAGAAGACATCGCGATGAGCAACATCGCGCTCGACCTCGTCGGCCAGGCGCGCGCGCTGCTCACCCGTGCCGGCCAGCTCGAAGGCCGTGCGCATGACGAAGACCAGCTCGCCTTTCTGCGCGACGAGCGCGACTACTTCAACCTCACCCTGGTCGAATTGCCGCGCGGCGATTTCGGCTTCAGCGTGCTGCGCAACACCATGGTCGCGACGCTGCTCAAGCTGCTGTGGGAGCGCCTTGCATCGTCGAGCGACGAAGAGCTCGCGGCCATCGCCGGCAAGGCGCTGAAGGAGGCGCGCTACCACCAGCAGCATTCCGCCGACTGGGTGGTGCGCCTGGGCGACGGCACAGCCGAATCGCATGCGCGCATGGACGCGGCATTGGAGCAGCTGTGGCGCTATGTGCCGGAGTGCTTCGAGTCCGATGCGGTCGAGCAGGAAGCCCGTGCGGCCGGGCTCGGGCCTTGCTGGTCGGAACTGCGCGAGCCCTGGCTGGCCGAGATGAATGCCGTGCTCGAGGAAGCCACGCTCGTGGCGCCGAAGGAGACTGCCTTCCGCAGCACCGGCAAGCGCGGCGTGCACAGCGAGCACATGGGCTACATCCTCGCCGAGATGCAGCATCTGCAGCGCGCCTTCCCGGGAGGCGTGTGGTGA
- the paaB gene encoding 1,2-phenylacetyl-CoA epoxidase subunit PaaB — MGRGRLGARSRAGPCAQTTNEGSRMTQDVQHQEWPLWEVFVRSKAGLDHKHCGSLHAPDPKMALQMARDVYTRRQEGVSVWVVRSDQIVASDPGDKDMYFDPAEDKVYRHPTFYALPKSVDHM; from the coding sequence CTGGGAAGAGGGCGCCTGGGTGCGCGAAGCCGCGCTGGCCCATGCGCGCAAACAACCAATGAAGGAAGCCGCATGACGCAGGACGTTCAGCACCAGGAGTGGCCGCTGTGGGAAGTGTTCGTGCGCAGCAAGGCCGGCCTCGACCACAAGCATTGCGGCAGCCTGCATGCGCCCGACCCGAAGATGGCGCTGCAGATGGCGCGCGACGTCTACACGCGGCGCCAGGAAGGCGTGAGCGTGTGGGTGGTGCGCTCCGACCAGATCGTCGCCAGCGATCCGGGCGACAAGGACATGTACTTCGATCCGGCGGAAGACAAGGTCTACCGGCATCCGACCTTCTACGCATTGCCCAAGTCTGTCGACCACATGTGA
- the paaA gene encoding 1,2-phenylacetyl-CoA epoxidase subunit PaaA, with the protein MYTQAMDTMGKDKADGPKAVRSAEEMQLEQRFDERIDAGSFIEAKDWMPDHYRKTLVRQISQHAHSEIVGMLPEGNWISRAPTLKRKAILLAKVQDEGGHGLYLYAAAETLGTSRDQLLDALHTGKAKYSSIFNYPTLTWADMGTIGWLVDGAAIMNQVPICRCSYAPYARAMIRICREESFHQRQGYEALLTMMQHGTEAQKAMVQDAVNRWWWPSVMMFGPPDEQSPNSAQSMRWGIKRFSNDDLRQKFIDAAVEQAKVLGVSLPDPDLKWNEERQAHDHGAIDWDEFWRVIAGDGPCNRERLGARVKAWEEGAWVREAALAHARKQPMKEAA; encoded by the coding sequence ATGTACACGCAAGCGATGGACACCATGGGCAAGGACAAGGCCGACGGCCCCAAGGCCGTGCGTTCCGCCGAGGAGATGCAGCTCGAGCAGCGCTTCGACGAGCGCATCGATGCCGGCAGCTTCATCGAGGCCAAGGACTGGATGCCCGATCACTACCGCAAGACGCTGGTGCGGCAGATCAGCCAGCATGCGCATTCCGAGATCGTCGGCATGCTGCCCGAAGGCAACTGGATCAGCCGCGCGCCGACCTTGAAGCGCAAGGCGATCCTCTTGGCCAAGGTGCAGGACGAGGGCGGCCACGGCCTCTACCTTTACGCCGCCGCCGAGACGCTGGGCACCAGCCGCGACCAGTTGCTCGACGCACTGCACACGGGCAAGGCCAAGTACAGCTCGATCTTCAACTACCCGACGCTGACCTGGGCCGACATGGGAACCATCGGCTGGCTGGTCGACGGCGCCGCGATCATGAACCAGGTGCCGATCTGCCGCTGCTCCTATGCGCCCTATGCGCGCGCGATGATCCGCATCTGCCGCGAGGAAAGCTTCCACCAGCGCCAGGGCTACGAGGCGCTGCTCACGATGATGCAGCACGGCACCGAAGCACAGAAGGCGATGGTGCAGGACGCGGTGAACCGCTGGTGGTGGCCCTCGGTGATGATGTTCGGGCCGCCCGACGAACAATCGCCCAACAGCGCGCAGTCGATGCGCTGGGGCATCAAGCGCTTCTCCAACGACGACCTGCGGCAGAAGTTCATCGATGCCGCGGTCGAGCAGGCCAAGGTGCTGGGCGTGAGCTTGCCCGACCCCGACCTGAAGTGGAACGAGGAGCGCCAGGCGCACGACCACGGCGCGATCGACTGGGACGAATTCTGGCGCGTGATCGCCGGCGACGGGCCGTGCAACCGCGAGCGGCTCGGTGCCCGCGTGAAGGCCTGGGAAGAGGGCGCCTGGGTGCGCGAAGCCGCGCTGGCCCATGCGCGCAAACAACCAATGAAGGAAGCCGCATGA
- the paaK gene encoding phenylacetate--CoA ligase PaaK: MPVQRPMPGDLEAIESASRDEITALQVQRLRATLQRAYDHVPHYRQAFDARGVHPGDLRQISDLAKFPFTVKKDLRDNYPFGMFAVPREQVARIHASSGTTGKPTVVGYTKNDIATWAQLVARSIRAAGGRPGDIVHVAYGYGLFTGGLGAHYGAELAGCTVIPMSGGQTEKQVQLINDFKPDIIMVTPSYMQVIIEQLVRQGIDPRSTSLKVGIFGAEPWTEAMRREIEGKAGMDAVDIYGLSEVMGPGVASECIESKDGPVVWEDHFYPEIIDPESGEVLPDGEEGELVFTSLTKEALPIIRYRTRDLTRLLPPTSRSFRRMGKIVGRSDDMLIIRGVNVFPTQIEEIVLAHGKLSGQYLIKVGREGHLDSVEVHCELQAAAGDPGEAERRQIAQWVQQRVKTLVGISTTVLVQKPDSLERTLTGKARRVIDERSR; encoded by the coding sequence ATGCCCGTCCAACGCCCGATGCCCGGCGACCTCGAAGCGATCGAGTCGGCCAGCCGCGACGAGATCACCGCGCTGCAGGTGCAGCGCCTGCGCGCCACGCTGCAGCGCGCCTACGACCACGTGCCGCACTACCGGCAGGCCTTCGATGCGCGCGGCGTGCATCCCGGGGACCTGCGGCAGATAAGTGATCTCGCGAAGTTTCCGTTCACCGTCAAGAAGGACCTGCGCGACAACTATCCCTTCGGCATGTTCGCCGTGCCGCGCGAGCAGGTGGCGCGCATCCACGCCTCGTCCGGCACCACCGGCAAGCCGACCGTCGTCGGCTACACGAAGAACGACATCGCGACCTGGGCCCAGTTGGTGGCGCGCTCGATCCGCGCCGCCGGCGGACGGCCCGGCGACATCGTGCACGTGGCCTACGGCTACGGCCTCTTCACCGGCGGACTGGGCGCGCACTACGGCGCCGAACTCGCCGGCTGCACCGTGATTCCGATGTCGGGCGGCCAGACCGAGAAGCAGGTGCAGCTGATCAACGATTTCAAGCCCGACATCATCATGGTCACGCCCAGCTACATGCAGGTGATCATCGAGCAGCTGGTGCGCCAGGGCATCGATCCGCGCAGCACCTCGCTCAAGGTCGGCATCTTCGGCGCCGAGCCGTGGACCGAGGCGATGCGCCGCGAGATCGAAGGCAAGGCCGGCATGGACGCGGTCGACATCTACGGCCTGTCCGAGGTGATGGGCCCGGGCGTGGCCAGCGAATGCATCGAGAGCAAGGACGGCCCGGTGGTCTGGGAAGACCATTTCTATCCCGAGATCATCGACCCCGAGAGCGGCGAGGTGCTGCCCGACGGCGAGGAGGGCGAACTCGTCTTCACCTCGCTCACCAAGGAAGCGCTGCCGATCATCCGCTACCGCACGCGCGACCTCACGCGCCTTCTGCCGCCCACCTCGCGCAGCTTCCGCCGCATGGGCAAGATCGTCGGGCGCAGCGACGACATGCTGATCATCCGCGGCGTCAACGTGTTCCCGACGCAGATCGAGGAGATCGTGCTCGCGCACGGCAAGCTCTCGGGCCAGTACCTGATCAAGGTCGGCCGCGAAGGCCATCTCGACAGCGTCGAAGTGCATTGCGAGCTGCAGGCCGCCGCCGGCGATCCCGGCGAGGCCGAGCGCCGGCAGATCGCGCAGTGGGTGCAGCAGCGCGTGAAGACGCTGGTCGGCATCAGCACCACGGTGCTCGTGCAGAAGCCCGATTCGCTCGAACGCACGCTCACCGGCAAGGCACGCCGCGTGATCGACGAACGCAGCCGCTGA
- the paaI gene encoding hydroxyphenylacetyl-CoA thioesterase PaaI gives MVERTPQQTADFVREGMYANDRATQTLGMQIIEVAPGRAEIRMKVREDMLNGHQTCHGGFIAALADSTFAFACNSYNELTVASGFGIDFVAPAREGDLLTARCAEVAKAGRTGIYDTEVINQHGDRVAVFRGRSYSIKGKPAVPA, from the coding sequence ATGGTTGAACGCACACCGCAGCAGACGGCCGACTTCGTGCGCGAAGGCATGTATGCCAACGACCGCGCCACGCAGACGCTGGGCATGCAGATCATCGAGGTCGCGCCGGGCCGCGCGGAGATCCGCATGAAGGTCCGCGAGGACATGCTCAACGGCCACCAGACCTGCCACGGCGGCTTCATCGCCGCACTGGCCGATTCGACCTTCGCCTTCGCCTGCAATTCGTACAACGAACTCACCGTGGCTTCCGGTTTCGGCATCGACTTCGTCGCCCCGGCGCGCGAGGGCGACCTGCTGACGGCGCGCTGCGCCGAAGTCGCGAAGGCAGGGCGAACCGGTATTTACGACACCGAGGTGATCAATCAGCATGGCGATCGCGTGGCGGTGTTTCGCGGCCGTTCCTACAGCATCAAGGGCAAGCCGGCCGTGCCGGCCTGA
- a CDS encoding enoyl-CoA hydratase-related protein, producing the protein MNEALVRVTDNGPVRTLQLNRPEALNSFTSQLHAELMAALNAAADDDGVRCVVLGGAGRAFCAGQDLADPMVAPDTTPGARPKDLGHVIEALYAPLVLRLRSMPVPVIAAVHGVAAGAGANLALCCDLVVAGRSASFIQAFAKIGLVPDTGGTWLLPRLVGSARALGLAMLGDKLPAEEAAQMGLIWKCVDDAELASTVDALAARLAAMPSRALAATRQALADAQRLDLPAALANEAGLQRQLGAAHDYQEGVDAFRAKRAPRFSDR; encoded by the coding sequence ATGAACGAAGCCCTGGTGCGCGTCACCGACAACGGCCCCGTGCGCACGCTGCAGCTGAACCGGCCGGAAGCGCTCAACAGCTTCACCTCCCAATTGCATGCCGAGCTCATGGCCGCGCTGAACGCCGCGGCGGACGACGACGGCGTGCGCTGCGTGGTGCTCGGCGGCGCAGGCCGCGCCTTCTGCGCGGGTCAGGATCTGGCGGATCCGATGGTGGCGCCCGACACCACGCCCGGTGCCCGGCCCAAGGATCTCGGCCATGTGATCGAAGCGCTCTATGCGCCGCTGGTGCTGCGCCTGCGTTCCATGCCGGTGCCGGTGATCGCGGCCGTGCACGGCGTCGCCGCGGGCGCGGGCGCCAATCTCGCGCTGTGCTGCGACCTCGTTGTGGCCGGCCGCTCGGCGAGCTTCATCCAGGCCTTCGCGAAGATCGGACTGGTGCCCGACACCGGCGGCACCTGGCTGTTGCCGCGCCTCGTCGGATCGGCGCGCGCGCTCGGGCTCGCGATGCTCGGCGACAAGCTGCCGGCCGAAGAGGCCGCGCAGATGGGCCTGATCTGGAAATGCGTCGACGATGCCGAGCTGGCCTCGACGGTCGATGCGCTGGCCGCGCGGCTGGCCGCGATGCCGTCGCGCGCACTGGCCGCCACGCGCCAGGCGCTGGCCGATGCACAGCGGCTCGACCTGCCGGCCGCGCTGGCCAACGAGGCCGGCCTGCAGCGCCAGCTGGGCGCCGCGCACGACTACCAGGAGGGCGTGGACGCCTTCCGCGCCAAGCGCGCCCCCCGCTTCTCGGACCGCTGA
- a CDS encoding TetR/AcrR family transcriptional regulator: protein MARVRDTAGYDGQREMILANAAQLFAQRGYAGTSMNEVAAACGVSKATLYHYVRDKHDLAVRIAEDHVLRLEAIVTEILREHAEPEARLRELIRRFVAESAIAQNAQRVLTEDVRFLREEDRARIIGVERRVVAAFARTIAEVRGEAPDSLLGKPMAMLLFGMINWMFTWLKPDGELDGDAIGRIVSQLYFGGVRAVVRPGSASLHSRGTK, encoded by the coding sequence ATGGCTCGCGTGCGTGACACGGCCGGCTACGACGGCCAGCGAGAGATGATTCTTGCCAATGCGGCGCAATTGTTCGCGCAGCGCGGCTATGCAGGCACGTCGATGAACGAGGTGGCGGCGGCCTGCGGCGTGTCGAAGGCGACGCTCTATCACTACGTGCGCGACAAGCACGACCTGGCCGTGCGCATCGCCGAAGACCATGTGCTGCGGCTGGAGGCGATCGTGACCGAGATCCTGCGCGAGCATGCCGAGCCCGAAGCCCGGCTGCGCGAACTCATCCGCCGCTTCGTCGCCGAATCCGCGATCGCGCAGAACGCGCAGCGCGTGCTGACCGAGGACGTGCGCTTTCTGCGCGAGGAAGACCGGGCGCGCATCATCGGTGTCGAGCGGCGCGTGGTCGCCGCCTTCGCGCGCACCATCGCCGAGGTGCGCGGCGAAGCGCCCGACAGCCTGCTGGGCAAGCCGATGGCGATGCTGCTGTTCGGCATGATCAACTGGATGTTCACCTGGCTCAAGCCGGACGGCGAACTCGACGGCGACGCGATCGGCCGGATCGTCTCGCAGTTGTACTTCGGCGGCGTGCGCGCCGTGGTGCGGCCGGGGTCGGCATCGCTACACTCCCGGGGCACGAAATGA
- a CDS encoding SUMF1/EgtB/PvdO family nonheme iron enzyme, which yields MAGLPHSIDSPDMRRAGRELLSLALIDARNHTLHLLSLYEQLLGSPALPVPRVEGIDPPLWLAGHIGWFAEWWIARNTQRAFGAACPVRPTRLAAIEPQADLWWNPAQLAAQDRWSPELPDLQQARAYLLDTLESTLELLEHAVETDAGLYFYRLALFHEDLRGEQLVVMAQTLGISLGVELPPAAVSHEPVLVPSISWELGLPDEGFTFAQERGTYTVEVPEFEIDAQPVTWSQYVEFVDDGGYDRPELWHPEGRAWLECQAEGRRGPRHVEQIGAARHGTGGSVLQRQFGKTVRAAGNRSAVHVSWWESDAWARWAGRRLATEVEWEIAAHTAARRGFRWADVHEWTAGTLKPWPGHVADPWSVDTEFDPQPAFGRARVLRGASFATRARLRSPKRRGFAAPERDDGFFGFRTCAL from the coding sequence ATGGCCGGCCTGCCTCATTCCATCGACTCGCCCGACATGCGGCGCGCGGGCCGTGAACTGCTCTCGCTGGCATTGATCGACGCGCGCAATCACACCTTGCATCTGCTGTCGCTCTACGAGCAACTGCTGGGCTCGCCCGCGCTGCCCGTGCCGCGGGTCGAAGGCATCGATCCGCCGCTCTGGCTGGCGGGTCATATCGGCTGGTTCGCGGAGTGGTGGATCGCGCGCAACACGCAGCGCGCCTTCGGTGCCGCATGCCCCGTGCGCCCGACGCGGCTGGCCGCGATCGAACCGCAGGCCGACCTGTGGTGGAACCCGGCGCAGCTGGCCGCGCAGGACCGCTGGTCGCCCGAACTGCCGGACCTCCAGCAGGCCAGGGCCTACCTGCTCGACACGCTCGAAAGCACGCTCGAACTGCTGGAGCACGCGGTCGAGACCGATGCCGGCCTCTACTTCTATCGCCTCGCGCTGTTCCACGAGGATTTGCGCGGCGAGCAGCTGGTCGTGATGGCGCAGACGCTCGGCATCTCGCTGGGTGTCGAGCTGCCGCCGGCCGCGGTGTCGCACGAGCCGGTGCTGGTGCCTTCGATCTCGTGGGAGCTCGGGCTGCCCGACGAGGGCTTTACCTTCGCCCAGGAACGCGGCACGTACACGGTCGAGGTGCCCGAGTTCGAGATCGACGCGCAGCCGGTGACCTGGAGCCAGTACGTCGAGTTCGTCGACGACGGCGGCTACGACCGCCCCGAACTCTGGCATCCCGAAGGCCGCGCCTGGCTCGAGTGCCAGGCCGAAGGGCGCCGCGGGCCGCGCCATGTCGAGCAGATCGGCGCCGCGCGCCACGGCACGGGCGGATCGGTGCTGCAGCGCCAGTTCGGCAAGACGGTGCGCGCCGCCGGCAACCGCAGCGCGGTGCATGTGAGCTGGTGGGAGTCCGATGCCTGGGCGCGCTGGGCCGGGCGCCGCCTTGCCACCGAGGTCGAGTGGGAGATCGCGGCCCACACCGCCGCGCGGCGCGGCTTTCGTTGGGCCGACGTGCACGAGTGGACCGCCGGCACGCTCAAGCCCTGGCCCGGGCATGTGGCCGATCCGTGGAGCGTGGACACCGAGTTCGATCCGCAGCCGGCCTTCGGCCGCGCGCGCGTGCTGCGCGGCGCGTCCTTCGCCACGCGCGCGCGCCTGCGCTCGCCCAAGCGCCGCGGCTTCGCGGCGCCCGAGCGCGACGACGGCTTCTTCGGGTTCCGGACCTGCGCGCTTTGA